The following proteins come from a genomic window of Micromonospora zamorensis:
- a CDS encoding family 20 glycosylhydrolase, whose translation MFPSRKQRLLFVLAALLAGAGLQVPSAAHAANPAPQVAPSVREWTGGTGVYTLTTTSRILVDPAHTAQLSTAATALRVDLGAISGVDVPVISSAAPATGDILLTLTTTDAGIGDQGYLLTAGPNVVVRGNAAAGVYYGTQTLLQMIKQSATATTVPAGTIRDFPQYRERGLMLDVGRHFYEMDYLENLLRRMAWLRLNTLRMHFTEWNGFRLRSDRYPGLASAQSYSKADLRRMQDVAKRYHITIVPEIDLPGHATTMTTYDPTTRFTCPSMDYAPWPGGSNGGWTLNLTKDSARTFAMNLLSEFVPLFDGPYFHIGGDEYQNDAAKNSCPELVSYAQARGFPYTGDVFTEFMNLMNDKVRSYGKTAQLWNWWETNGQQTSIKPSTSIVLTPYTGSLNYFYNLGYTVVGVPESTLYVTPGLNLYVNAKNVYESWTPDTNAKVNGYKIARWSDAVEHQTDEWFDQYAKRPTEVLAERLWGGPRSSTVEAFFTRVDAIGDAPGVPSVVQVNDDTTGTGDNQFSYSGTWQYGTNGARQFQGDDHYSSTLDSAYQVRFTGNKVKLFAARAANHGRAGVSIDGGPETVVDLYSPTRVDQAMVFTSGLLAQGSHLLRVRVLNSRNASSSGTAVTADKVEVSRAATPAAAFDPSTGYRVVNRNSAKVLEVPVGSGDGGGAIQWSSNGAAHQRWTLVEAGGGYHRIVNRSSGKVLDVSGSSTADGASVVQWTSHGGANQLWSVIPVGAHYKIINRNSGKALTVANAATNDGAAVVQWTYTGAANQQWSLS comes from the coding sequence GTGTTCCCATCCCGCAAACAGCGTCTTCTTTTCGTACTCGCCGCCCTGCTGGCCGGCGCGGGGCTCCAGGTTCCGTCGGCGGCGCACGCGGCCAACCCGGCACCGCAGGTCGCGCCGAGCGTCCGGGAATGGACGGGCGGCACCGGCGTCTACACGCTGACCACGACCTCCCGGATCCTGGTGGACCCCGCCCACACCGCCCAGTTGTCGACGGCCGCGACCGCGTTACGCGTCGACCTCGGTGCGATCAGCGGTGTCGACGTACCTGTCATCTCGTCGGCGGCGCCCGCGACCGGCGACATCCTGCTCACCCTCACCACGACGGACGCCGGCATCGGTGACCAGGGATACCTGCTGACCGCCGGCCCGAACGTCGTGGTCCGAGGAAACGCGGCGGCCGGCGTGTACTACGGCACCCAGACCCTCCTGCAGATGATCAAGCAGAGCGCGACGGCGACCACAGTGCCGGCGGGAACGATCCGGGACTTCCCGCAGTACCGCGAGCGCGGGTTGATGCTCGACGTCGGCCGGCACTTCTACGAGATGGACTATCTCGAGAACCTGTTGCGCCGCATGGCGTGGCTGCGCCTGAACACGCTGCGCATGCACTTCACCGAATGGAACGGCTTCCGGCTCCGCAGCGACCGGTACCCCGGTCTGGCGTCTGCCCAGTCCTACAGCAAGGCCGACCTGCGCCGGATGCAGGATGTCGCCAAGCGGTACCACATCACCATCGTTCCCGAGATCGACCTGCCCGGGCACGCCACCACGATGACGACGTACGACCCGACGACGCGGTTCACCTGCCCGTCGATGGACTACGCGCCCTGGCCCGGTGGATCGAACGGCGGTTGGACGCTCAACCTGACCAAGGACTCCGCCCGGACGTTCGCCATGAACCTGCTGTCGGAGTTCGTGCCGCTCTTCGACGGCCCCTACTTCCACATCGGCGGCGACGAATACCAGAACGACGCCGCCAAGAACAGCTGCCCTGAGCTGGTCAGCTACGCACAGGCACGCGGCTTCCCGTACACCGGCGACGTCTTCACCGAGTTCATGAACCTGATGAACGACAAGGTGCGGTCGTACGGCAAGACAGCCCAGCTCTGGAACTGGTGGGAGACGAACGGCCAGCAGACCAGCATCAAGCCGTCGACCAGCATCGTCCTCACGCCGTACACCGGGTCGCTGAACTACTTCTACAACCTGGGCTACACCGTGGTCGGCGTTCCGGAGAGCACCCTGTACGTGACTCCCGGCCTGAACCTCTACGTCAACGCCAAGAACGTGTACGAGAGCTGGACTCCGGACACGAACGCGAAGGTCAACGGCTACAAGATCGCGCGCTGGTCGGATGCTGTGGAACACCAGACGGACGAGTGGTTCGACCAGTACGCGAAGCGGCCGACGGAGGTCCTCGCCGAGCGTCTGTGGGGTGGCCCGCGGTCGAGCACCGTGGAGGCGTTCTTCACCCGCGTGGACGCGATCGGGGACGCTCCGGGCGTGCCGAGCGTGGTCCAGGTCAACGACGACACCACGGGAACCGGCGACAACCAGTTCAGCTACTCGGGCACCTGGCAGTACGGGACCAACGGCGCCCGGCAGTTCCAGGGCGACGACCACTACAGCAGCACGCTCGACAGCGCGTACCAGGTCCGGTTCACCGGAAACAAGGTCAAGCTCTTCGCCGCCAGGGCGGCGAATCACGGGCGGGCCGGCGTCTCGATCGACGGTGGCCCGGAGACGGTGGTCGACCTGTACTCCCCCACGCGGGTGGACCAGGCGATGGTCTTCACCAGTGGACTGCTCGCGCAGGGCTCGCACCTCCTGCGGGTGCGGGTGCTGAACAGCAGGAACGCCAGTTCGTCCGGCACCGCGGTCACGGCGGACAAGGTCGAGGTGTCCCGGGCGGCGACGCCGGCCGCCGCGTTCGACCCGTCGACCGGGTACCGGGTCGTCAACCGCAACAGCGCCAAGGTGCTTGAGGTGCCGGTCGGCAGCGGGGACGGCGGTGGCGCCATCCAGTGGTCGAGCAACGGCGCGGCGCACCAACGGTGGACTCTCGTCGAGGCCGGCGGCGGCTACCACCGCATCGTCAACCGCAGCAGCGGCAAGGTGTTGGACGTGTCCGGCTCATCCACCGCCGACGGAGCGAGCGTCGTGCAGTGGACGAGCCACGGCGGCGCGAACCAGCTGTGGAGCGTCATCCCGGTCGGCGCGCACTACAAGATCATCAACAGGAACTCCGGCAAGGCGCTCACCGTGGCGAATGCCGCGACCAACGACGGTGCCGCCGTCGTCCAGTGGACGTACACGGGTGCGGCCAACCAGCAGTGGTCATTGTCCTAG
- a CDS encoding 1-phosphofructokinase family hexose kinase codes for MTIEDPPRARGRGDLIISVALNPALDITYTVPQLVPDTSHRVTGVVARAGGKGLNVARVLRQLGAETVVLGLLGGASGEHIEAELAAAGVPTQFTRLGAETRRTVTVLAQGTATVLNEPGPHVTEAQWAAFRDAFAERVRAARVVVLSGSRPPGVPETAYADLVTIARATGAETIVDADGPALRHALAAGPALAKPNAHEAADLLGRSVRTREDAVAVAHQLVRSGATAGVVSRGADGFVAVTGGAAYSVRAPERVSGNPTGAGDALAAVLAYGLLTRAPWRDVLAQGAAVSAAAVACPWAGEYDDDVASRLLPGTTVEKLEEHRTDREQEPCRTSPPR; via the coding sequence ATGACGATCGAAGACCCGCCCCGGGCCCGCGGTCGGGGTGACCTGATCATCTCGGTGGCGCTCAATCCGGCCCTGGACATCACCTACACCGTTCCCCAACTGGTCCCGGACACGTCGCACCGGGTCACCGGCGTGGTCGCCCGTGCCGGGGGCAAGGGTCTGAACGTCGCCCGGGTGCTGCGTCAACTGGGCGCCGAGACAGTGGTCCTGGGTCTGCTCGGCGGTGCCTCCGGCGAGCACATCGAAGCGGAACTGGCGGCGGCCGGCGTGCCAACGCAGTTCACCCGCCTCGGCGCGGAGACCCGTCGGACGGTGACCGTCCTCGCGCAGGGCACGGCGACCGTCCTCAACGAACCTGGCCCGCACGTCACCGAGGCGCAGTGGGCGGCGTTCCGGGACGCGTTCGCCGAGCGGGTGCGGGCCGCGCGGGTGGTGGTGCTGTCCGGCAGCCGGCCGCCGGGCGTACCCGAGACCGCGTACGCCGATCTCGTCACCATCGCGCGAGCCACCGGGGCCGAAACCATCGTGGACGCCGACGGCCCGGCATTGCGGCATGCGTTGGCCGCTGGACCGGCGTTGGCGAAACCGAACGCCCACGAGGCGGCCGACCTGCTCGGACGCTCGGTACGCACCCGCGAGGACGCCGTCGCGGTGGCGCACCAGCTCGTCCGAAGCGGCGCCACCGCCGGTGTGGTGTCCCGCGGCGCGGACGGATTCGTGGCGGTCACCGGCGGCGCCGCCTACAGCGTCCGTGCGCCCGAACGGGTGTCCGGCAACCCGACCGGCGCGGGCGATGCCCTCGCGGCCGTGCTCGCGTACGGGCTCCTCACCCGCGCGCCCTGGCGGGATGTCCTCGCCCAGGGCGCGGCCGTCTCGGCGGCCGCCGTCGCCTGCCCGTGGGCGGGCGAGTACGACGACGACGTGGCTTCCCGGCTGCTGCCCGGAACCACTGTGGAAAAGCTGGAAGAACACCGCACCGACAGAGAGCAGGAACCGTGTCGCACGTCGCCTCCGAGATAG
- a CDS encoding right-handed parallel beta-helix repeat-containing protein, giving the protein MTTGISRRAVAVAGAAGALAAVAPPGRADAAIVSTSLPVLGVTDDWNAVLARTPQVQLTPGATYTLTAPVALPDRCVIVGNGATVTVANDQTGALSIAGRSSVTISGVHFLGRQASPVDSAPQFAHVGIRISRSTGVRILDCDFTNWRGAGLAVTGSTADDYFGYRLKVSGNAFHRCYFGVSMADRSEYSQLTANSFTSCRLAIWNSSGNWTINGNVVVGCYGAYYSFAQTSPYGALTSDNWGHGSLTGNTVNHSNGGVPVRWSTALAFPIGGVDRNPGTGVVVDGVLPPTFTGNTLWYSDIRATNLLGTRWMLSGCTLSNLAVSCTGSVPVHLVGTQANSGNLPLLQGNVKDLLPL; this is encoded by the coding sequence ATGACCACAGGAATCTCCCGCCGCGCGGTCGCTGTGGCGGGTGCCGCCGGTGCCCTCGCCGCCGTCGCGCCGCCCGGCCGGGCCGACGCCGCGATCGTTTCGACGTCCCTCCCGGTCCTCGGCGTCACGGACGACTGGAACGCCGTCCTCGCCCGCACGCCCCAGGTGCAGCTCACACCCGGTGCCACATACACCCTTACCGCTCCTGTCGCGCTCCCCGATCGCTGCGTCATCGTCGGCAACGGCGCGACGGTCACCGTCGCCAACGATCAGACTGGCGCCCTGTCCATCGCGGGTCGCAGCAGTGTCACCATCAGCGGAGTCCACTTCCTCGGACGCCAGGCCAGCCCGGTCGACTCAGCACCGCAGTTCGCGCACGTCGGCATACGGATCAGTCGCAGCACCGGCGTCCGGATCCTGGACTGCGACTTCACGAACTGGCGCGGCGCCGGCCTGGCGGTCACCGGGTCGACGGCGGACGACTACTTCGGCTACCGGCTCAAGGTGAGCGGCAACGCCTTCCACCGCTGCTACTTCGGTGTCTCGATGGCGGACCGCAGCGAATACTCGCAGTTGACCGCGAACAGCTTCACGTCGTGCCGACTCGCCATCTGGAACTCGTCGGGGAACTGGACGATCAACGGCAACGTGGTCGTCGGTTGCTACGGCGCCTACTACTCGTTCGCCCAGACCAGCCCGTACGGCGCTCTCACCAGCGACAACTGGGGGCATGGCAGCCTGACCGGCAACACCGTCAACCACTCCAACGGCGGCGTGCCCGTGCGGTGGAGCACCGCGTTGGCGTTTCCGATCGGCGGGGTCGACCGCAATCCCGGCACCGGCGTCGTCGTCGACGGCGTCCTGCCGCCGACCTTCACCGGCAACACCCTCTGGTACAGCGACATCCGCGCCACGAACCTGCTGGGCACCCGCTGGATGCTGTCCGGCTGCACCCTGTCCAATCTCGCCGTCAGTTGCACCGGCTCCGTCCCGGTGCACCTGGTGGGAACGCAGGCCAACAGCGGCAACCTGCCCCTGTTGCAGGGCAACGTCAAGGATCTTCTGCCGCTCTGA